From the genome of Camelus dromedarius isolate mCamDro1 chromosome 19, mCamDro1.pat, whole genome shotgun sequence, one region includes:
- the LOC105101156 gene encoding olfactory receptor 12D1-like — protein MLNQTTVTEFLLLGVTDIQVLQPFLFAVFLAIYSVNVAGNGAILMMVISDPRLHSPMYFFLGNLSCLDICYSTVTLPKMLENFLSTHKAISFLGCISQLHFFHFLGSTEAMLLAVMAFDRFVAICKPLRYTLIMNHQVCTQMALTVWIIGFSHALMHSIMTSRLNFCASNQIHHFFCDVKPLLELACGNTELNQWLLNTVTGTLGMAPFFLILLSYFYIIVYLFFKTHSCSMLHKALSTCASHFTVVVLLFAPVVFTYIRPTSSSSMDQDRMIAIMYTVVTPVLNPLIYTLRNKEVKGALRRVIRRSL, from the coding sequence ATGCTGAATCAAACAACAGTCACTGAATTTCTCCTCCTGGGAGTCACAGACATCCAAGTATTGCAGCCTTTTCTCTTTGCAGTTTTCCTTGCCATTTACTCTGTTAACGTGGCTGGGAATGGAGCCATCCTGATGATGGTTATTTCTGATCCAAGACTCCATTCTCCTATGTATTTCTTCCTGGGAAACCTGTCATGTCTGGATATCTGCTACTCCACGGTGACACTGCCAAAGATGCTGGAGAACTTCCTCTCTACACACAAAGCCATTTCTTTCTTGGGATGCATAAGCCAGCTTCATTTCTTCCACTTCCTGGGCAGCACGGAGGCCATGTTGTTGGCCGTGATGGCTTTTGACCGCTttgtggccatctgcaaaccactTCGTTACACTCTAATCATGAATCACCAGGTCTGTACCCAGATGGCTCTCACTGTCTGGATCATTGGCTTTTCCCACGCCCTGATGCACTCCATAATGACCTCTCGCTTGAACTTCTGTGCTTCCAACCAGATCCATCACTTCTTCTGTGATGTTAAGCCATTGCTGGAGTTGGCCTGTGGGAACACTGAGCTCAACCAGTGGCTGCTCAATACTGTCACAGGGACCTTGGGCATGGCCCCATTCTTTCTAATACTTCTGTCCTATTTCTACATTATTGTCTATCTTTTCTTCAAGACCCATTCTTGCAGTATGCTTCATAAAGCTCTGTCCACGTGTGCCTCCCACTTCACGGTAGTTGTTCTCTTGTTTGCTCCTGTTGTCTTCACTTATATTCGTCCCACCTCCAGTAGCTCCATGGACCAGGACCGGATGATTGCCATTATGTACACTGTGGTCACTCCCGTACTAAATCCCCTGATCTATACATTGAGGAACAAGGAAGTCAAGGGGGCTTTGAGGAGGGTGATCAGAAGGAGTCTCTGA
- the LOC105101157 gene encoding olfactory receptor 1f45-like, with protein sequence MNCSKNPDLVLSGLSSDSEKRRLLFGVFLALCSLSLLGNLLLLLAIGADTRLHTPMYFFLSQLSLVDLCFTTTTAPKMLAASWTDNGSISFSECLAQLYFFAVFADMDNLLLTAMAIDRYATICHPLHYPLLMTPCRCGLLEAGSRGVAHAVSLVHALLLSQLSFYTNQDIPHFFCDFGPLFQLSCSDTHFNEDLMMVLTGLLGISPLLCTISSYAHTFLAVARVPSAQGKKKALATCSSHLSMVIIFYSTVFATYLKPPSTSCSSGELVAAVMYNLVTPTLNPFIYSLRNKDVKTSLRSVLGIQSLWD encoded by the coding sequence ATGAACTGCAGCAAGAACCCCGACTTGGTCCTCTCAGGGCTGTCCAGTGACTCAGAGAAAAGACGGCTGCTCTTCGGTGTCTTCCTGGCCCTCTGCTCGCTGAGCCTCCTAGGGAACTTGCTCCTGCTCCTGGCCATTGGTGCTGACACCCGCCTCCACActcccatgtacttcttcctcagccAGCTCTCCCTGGTAGATCTCTGTTTCACCACCACCACAGCCCCCAAAATGCTGGCGGCTTCGTGGACCGACAATGGATCAATCTCTTTCTCTGAATGTCTGGCCCAACTGTATTTCTTTGCAGTTTTTGCTGATATGGACAACCTACTTTTGACGGCCATGGCTATCGACCGCTACGCTACCATCTGCCATCCTCTGCACTATCCACTCCTAATGACTCCCTGCAGATGTGGACTGCTAGAGGCTGGGTCACGGGGAGTGGCCCACGCTGTCTCTCTTGTGCATGCCCTGTTGCTATCTCAACTATCATTCTATACGAATCAAGACATTCcccactttttctgtgattttggccCACTCTTTCAACTTTCTTGCTCTGATACCCACTTCAATGAGGACCTGATGATGGTTCTGACAGGACTTTTAGGAATCAGCCCTCTCCTCTGCACAATAAGTTCTTATGCCCATACTTTCCTTGCTGTAGCTAGGGTCCCATCAgcacaagggaaaaagaaagccCTGGCTACATGCAGCTCCCACCTCTCCATGGTCATCATCTTCTACAGCACAGTCTTTGCCACCTACCTGAAGCCCCCATCAACTTCTTGCTCCTCTGGGGAGCTGGTTGCCGCTGTCATGTATAACCTGGTAACTCCCACTCTCAACCCTTTTATTTATAGTCTGAGAAATAAGGATGTGAAGACTTCACTGAGAAGCGTTCTGGGCATACAGAGTTTATGGGATTAA
- the LOC105101158 gene encoding olfactory receptor 12D1-like has product MLNQTTVTEFLLLGVTDIQVLQPFLFAVFLAIYSVNVAGNGAILMMVISDPRLHSPMYFFLGNLSCLDICYSTVTLPKMLENFLSTHKAISFLGCISQLHFFHFLGSTEAMLLAVMAFDRFVAICKPLRYTLIMNHQVCTQMALTVWIIGFSHALMHSIMTSRLNFCASNQIHHFFCDVKPLLELACGNTELNQWLLNTVTGTLGMAPFFLILLSYFYIIVYLFFKTHSCSMLHKALSTCASHFTVVVLFYVPVVFTYICPASSSSMDQDRMIAIMYSVVTPVLNPLIYTLRNKEVKGALRRVIRRSL; this is encoded by the coding sequence ATGCTGAATCAAACAACAGTCACTGAATTTCTCCTCCTGGGAGTCACAGACATCCAAGTATTGCAGCCTTTTCTCTTTGCAGTTTTCCTTGCCATTTACTCTGTTAACGTGGCTGGGAATGGAGCCATCCTGATGATGGTTATTTCTGATCCAAGACTCCATTCTCCTATGTATTTCTTCCTGGGAAACCTGTCATGTCTGGATATCTGCTACTCCACGGTGACACTGCCAAAGATGCTGGAGAACTTCCTCTCTACACACAAAGCCATTTCTTTCTTGGGATGCATAAGCCAGCTTCATTTCTTCCACTTCCTGGGCAGCACGGAGGCCATGTTGTTGGCCGTGATGGCTTTTGACCGCTttgtggccatctgcaaaccactTCGTTACACTCTAATCATGAATCACCAGGTCTGTACCCAGATGGCCCTCACTGTCTGGATCATTGGCTTTTCCCACGCCCTGATGCACTCCATAATGACCTCTCGCTTGAACTTCTGTGCTTCCAACCAGATCCATCACTTCTTCTGTGACGTTAAGCCATTGCTGGAGTTGGCCTGTGGGAACACTGAGCTCAACCAGTGGCTGCTCAATACTGTCACAGGGACCTTGGGCATGGCCCCATTCTTTCTAATACTTCTGTCCTATTTCTACATTATTGTCTATCTTTTCTTCAAGACCCATTCTTGCAGCATGCTTCATAAAGCTCTGTCCACGTGTGCCTCCCACTTCACGGTGGTTGTTCTTTTCTATGTTCCTGTTGTCTTCACTTATATTTGTCCCGCCTCCAGTAGCTCCATGGACCAGGACCGGATGATTGCCATTATGTACAGTGTGGTCACTCCTGTACTAAATCCACTGATCTATACTTTGAGAAACAAGGAAGTAAAGGGAGCCTTGAGGAGGGTGATCAGAAGGAGTCTCTGA
- the LOC105101136 gene encoding olfactory receptor 11A1 gives MILMEIVSIGNQTITEFVLLGFYDVAELSLPFFIVFTLTYASIIAGNMLIIVAVVSSERLHTPMYFFLANLSFLEILYTSTVVPKMLEGFLQEAAISVAGCLLQFFIFGSLATAECFLLAVMAYDRYLAICYPLRYPLLMGPKWCLGLVVIAWLSGFMVDGLVVALMAQLRFCGLNHIDHFYCDFMPLMSLACSDPSAAQMTTFILSVVCLTVPFGLTLTSYARIVLAVLRVPAGASRRKAFSTCSFHLAVVSTFYGTLMVLYIAPSAVHSQLLSKVFALLYTVVTPLFNPVIYTLRNKEVHQALRRLLCIK, from the coding sequence ATGATCCTCATGGAAATTGTCTCCATTGGCAACCAGACTATTACTGAGTTTGTCCTTCTTGGTTTCTATGACGTAGCTGAACTGAGTCTCCCTTTCTTTATTGTGTTCACGCTCACCTACGCCTCCATCATTGCAGGGAACATGCTCATCATTGTGGCAGTAGTTAGCTCTGAGAGGCTCCACACACCCATGTATTTCTTCCTGGCTAATCTGTCCTTCCTGGAGATCCTCTATACTTCCACAGTGGTGCCAAAAATGTTGgagggcttcctgcaggaggcAGCCATCTCGGTGGCTGGCTGCTTGCTCCAGTTCTTTATCTTTGGTTCTCTAGCCACTGCTGAATGCTTCCTGCTGGCTGTCATGGCATATGATCGCTACCTGGCAATCTGCTACCCACTCCGCTACCCACTCCTGATGGGGCCCAAATGGTGCTTGGGGCTGGTGGTCATAGCCTGGCTCTCGGGCTTCATGGTAGATGGACTGGTTGTGGCCCTAATGGCTCAATTGAGATTCTGTGGCCTCAACCACATTGACCACTTTTACTGTGACTTTATGCCTTTGATGAGCCTGGCCTGCTCAGATCCCAGTGCAGCCCAGATGACAACATTCATTCTCTCTGTGGTCTGCCTCACTGTTCCCTTTGGACTGACCCTGACATCTTATGCCCGCATCGTGCTGGCTGTTCTGAGAGTTCCTGCTGGGGCCAGCAGACGAAAGGCTTTCTCCACGTGCTCCTTCCACCTAGCTGTAGTGTCCACATTCTATGGAACTCTCATGGTGTTGTACATTGCACCCTCGGCTGTCCACTCCCAGCTCCTCTCCAAGGTCTTTGCCCTGCTCTACACTGTGGTCACCCCTCTCTTCAATCCTGTGATTTACACCCTGAGGAATAAGGAGGTTCATCAGGCACTACGGAGGCTTCTCTGCATTAAATAA